One stretch of [Limnothrix rosea] IAM M-220 DNA includes these proteins:
- the speD gene encoding adenosylmethionine decarboxylase, whose translation MKKLGTHLVVDGWGSPADLLNDPEGIRQAMIAAIAAGEATLIDLCVHQFSPHGVTATATLAESHIAIHTWPEHGYFAADLFFCGAGKPVKAMEFLQQALQATDCKMTEFERGFPTAHLAASAPAIAQAS comes from the coding sequence ATGAAAAAATTGGGAACACACCTTGTGGTGGACGGCTGGGGCTCTCCTGCTGATTTGTTAAATGATCCAGAAGGCATCCGTCAAGCAATGATCGCGGCGATCGCCGCCGGCGAAGCAACCCTTATCGATTTGTGCGTACATCAATTTAGTCCCCACGGTGTGACAGCGACTGCCACCTTAGCTGAATCCCATATCGCCATTCATACTTGGCCTGAACATGGCTATTTCGCCGCCGATTTATTTTTTTGTGGTGCGGGCAAGCCTGTTAAAGCGATGGAATTTTTACAACAGGCGCTCCAGGCGACAGACTGTAAGATGACTGAATTTGAGCGGGGTTTCCCCACTGCCCATCTTGCTGCCTCTGCACCGGCGATCGCCCAAGCGAGTTGA
- the clpB gene encoding ATP-dependent chaperone ClpB gives MQPTDPSKFTEQAWDAIVKSQEVARRYRNQNLEVEHLLLSLLEQEDGTAAGLLQQTTIDPVRLQQQAERFTKQQPKLLRGDQLYLGQQLDTLLDRSEACRVSWQDQLIAVEHLLVGFAEDDRFGRRVLRGFNLDPQDLEAKIKEVRTPQVTPEGEETDFASDSRDDGRRSALNKFGRDLTEQARDGKLDPVIGRDDEIRRVIQVLSRRSKNNPVLIGEPGVGKTAIAEGLAQRIVNGDVPESLKDRQLMSLDMGSLIAGAKYRGEFEARLRSVLKEVTHSDGQIILFIDEVHTVVGAGGGNGTMDAGNLLKPMLARGELRCIGATTLDEFRKNIEKDPALERRFQQVLVKQPTAEDTISILRGLKERYERHHGVNITDSALVAAATLSNRYITDRFLPDKAIDLVDEAAAKLKMEITSKPVELEIIDRRLMQLQMEQLSLKGEEQLGANSPAYLASKERLERIDEEIGELEVQQKDLSSQWLAEKNLIDEINELKEEEEQLRLQIEQAERAYDLNKAAQLKYGRLEGLQEEMTAKEEKLLAIQAAGDAMLREQVTESDIAEIVARWTGIPVNRLMESERQKLLQLEGHLHKRVIGQQEAVEAVAAAIRRARAGMKDPSRPIGSFMFMGPTGVGKTELARALAAFLFDSEDAMVRIDMSEYMEKHAVSRLIGAPPGYVGYEEGGQLSEAVRRRPYSVVLLDEVEKAHKDVFNILLQVLDDGRITDSQGRTVDFRNTIIVMTSNIGSEFILNLSGDDTKYDQMQQKVKGSLRKRFRPEFLNRIDELIIFHTLKRDELKEIVKLQIKRIEKLLAEQKISLELTDAALDHVVEAGYEPTFGARPLKRAIQRELENPISTKILEADFADGDRIIADCVDEVLIFTKAEKLTDTNSPVEVVEPQETLKIDNSSEVGVLTTVVAETMSETDLPEDVAPQEPEIISVAELTDDDRSEVSSESEPVIEVATESVTDLGETTSAMATNDSGATMEAIAPTEDEEVPETSNWLDEDLDEFEATPVSVDNELPESGDRDISTDGETHDQDITPEDSEPALAGVDPEEEWI, from the coding sequence ATGCAGCCCACTGACCCCAGTAAATTTACCGAACAAGCTTGGGATGCGATCGTCAAGTCACAAGAGGTCGCCCGTCGCTACAGAAACCAAAATCTAGAGGTAGAACATTTACTGCTTTCTCTACTGGAGCAAGAGGATGGTACCGCTGCAGGTCTTTTACAGCAAACCACCATTGACCCGGTACGGTTACAGCAACAAGCAGAGCGCTTCACCAAGCAACAGCCGAAATTATTGCGTGGCGACCAACTTTACCTTGGGCAACAGCTTGATACCTTGTTAGATCGTTCTGAAGCTTGTCGTGTCAGTTGGCAGGATCAGCTCATCGCCGTCGAACATTTGTTAGTGGGCTTTGCGGAGGATGACCGCTTTGGACGACGTGTACTACGGGGGTTTAATCTCGATCCTCAAGATCTAGAGGCAAAAATCAAAGAGGTACGCACACCCCAAGTTACGCCAGAGGGGGAAGAGACAGACTTTGCAAGCGATAGCCGCGACGATGGCAGACGCAGCGCTCTGAATAAATTTGGTCGTGACTTAACGGAGCAAGCCAGAGATGGCAAACTTGATCCAGTCATTGGGCGAGATGATGAAATTCGCCGGGTCATTCAGGTGTTATCCCGCCGCTCAAAAAATAATCCTGTTTTAATCGGTGAGCCGGGTGTCGGCAAGACGGCGATCGCCGAAGGATTAGCCCAACGCATCGTTAATGGCGACGTACCCGAATCCCTGAAAGACCGCCAACTGATGTCCCTTGATATGGGGTCATTGATTGCCGGAGCAAAATATCGCGGTGAATTTGAAGCCCGTTTACGCTCTGTCCTCAAAGAAGTCACCCATTCTGATGGCCAAATTATTCTTTTTATCGACGAAGTCCATACCGTTGTCGGTGCAGGTGGCGGCAATGGCACCATGGATGCCGGCAACTTACTCAAACCAATGTTGGCGCGGGGAGAACTACGGTGTATTGGCGCGACAACCCTCGACGAATTCCGCAAAAATATTGAAAAAGACCCAGCCCTAGAACGACGTTTCCAGCAAGTTCTCGTCAAACAGCCCACCGCCGAAGACACCATTTCAATTTTACGGGGCTTAAAGGAACGCTATGAGCGTCACCACGGTGTGAATATTACCGACTCCGCATTAGTTGCCGCGGCGACCCTATCAAACCGCTATATTACTGATCGCTTTCTCCCAGATAAGGCGATCGATCTCGTCGATGAAGCTGCGGCCAAGCTCAAAATGGAAATCACCTCCAAGCCCGTTGAACTAGAAATCATTGACCGTCGTCTAATGCAGTTGCAAATGGAGCAATTATCCCTTAAAGGCGAAGAACAACTTGGCGCAAATTCTCCGGCCTATCTAGCCTCAAAAGAACGACTAGAGCGCATTGACGAAGAAATTGGGGAACTGGAAGTGCAGCAAAAAGACCTCTCTTCCCAATGGCTTGCCGAGAAAAATTTGATTGACGAAATTAATGAGCTAAAGGAAGAAGAGGAGCAACTCCGCCTCCAAATCGAACAGGCAGAACGAGCCTATGACCTCAACAAAGCGGCTCAACTCAAGTACGGTCGCCTTGAAGGGTTGCAGGAAGAGATGACCGCCAAAGAAGAAAAGCTATTGGCGATTCAGGCGGCGGGTGATGCTATGTTACGAGAGCAAGTCACCGAATCTGATATTGCAGAAATTGTGGCACGGTGGACAGGCATTCCAGTCAATCGATTAATGGAATCTGAGCGACAAAAACTACTCCAACTAGAAGGCCACCTCCACAAACGTGTAATCGGTCAACAGGAAGCCGTTGAAGCGGTTGCGGCGGCAATTCGTCGGGCAAGGGCTGGCATGAAAGATCCCAGTCGTCCCATTGGTTCTTTTATGTTTATGGGGCCAACGGGTGTCGGTAAAACAGAGTTGGCACGGGCATTGGCGGCTTTTCTCTTTGACAGCGAAGATGCCATGGTGCGCATCGACATGTCGGAATATATGGAGAAGCATGCCGTTTCCCGGTTAATTGGTGCGCCTCCGGGATATGTGGGCTATGAAGAAGGGGGGCAGTTATCTGAAGCGGTGCGTCGTCGTCCTTATTCGGTGGTATTACTGGATGAGGTGGAAAAAGCCCATAAGGATGTTTTCAATATTTTGTTGCAGGTGCTCGATGATGGTCGCATCACCGATTCCCAAGGTCGCACGGTGGATTTCCGCAATACGATCATTGTGATGACCAGTAATATCGGTAGTGAATTTATCCTAAATCTTTCGGGAGACGACACGAAATACGACCAGATGCAGCAGAAGGTAAAGGGTTCGTTGCGCAAGCGTTTCCGGCCTGAGTTTTTAAATCGGATTGATGAGCTGATTATTTTCCATACTCTCAAACGAGATGAGCTAAAAGAAATTGTTAAGCTCCAAATTAAGCGCATTGAGAAGTTACTGGCAGAGCAAAAGATTTCCTTAGAGCTGACCGATGCGGCTCTCGATCATGTGGTTGAAGCTGGTTATGAGCCAACCTTTGGGGCAAGGCCTCTAAAGCGTGCTATTCAGCGGGAGCTAGAAAACCCCATTTCTACAAAAATTTTGGAGGCTGATTTTGCGGATGGCGATCGCATCATTGCAGACTGCGTTGATGAGGTGCTCATTTTCACAAAGGCGGAAAAACTCACTGACACCAACTCTCCTGTTGAGGTGGTTGAGCCACAGGAGACTCTAAAGATCGATAACAGTTCAGAGGTAGGAGTTCTTACTACTGTTGTTGCAGAAACCATGTCAGAAACAGATCTACCGGAGGATGTTGCACCGCAGGAGCCGGAGATTATCTCGGTAGCAGAGCTTACCGACGACGACAGATCTGAGGTGTCATCGGAATCTGAGCCTGTGATTGAAGTAGCAACAGAGTCGGTGACTGATCTAGGTGAGACAACATCTGCCATGGCAACGAATGACTCTGGGGCAACAATGGAGGCGATCGCCCCGACAGAAGACGAGGAAGTCCCAGAAACAAGTAACTGGCTTGATGAGGATCTAGATGAATTTGAAGCAACACCAGTTTCGGTTGACAATGAATTGCCAGAGTCCGGCGATCGCGACATTAGTACTGACGGTGAGACTCATGATCAAGACATAACGCCAGAAGACTCTGAACCAGCTTTAGCGGGAGTTGATCCCGAAGAAGAGTGGATTTAA
- a CDS encoding tetratricopeptide repeat protein has translation MTSKVVEKYYRPHPWVYGVSGLLLLMAGVLFFLPRFDQWVMEKRIAAATEAQLNETVEDPAIAVLEKEAQSYEVWLQKEPNNEKALRGLLDTRLQLGDISGAVAPLDQLAQLNQGNEDYAILLGQVKQRAKDYEGAAAEFKKILLLDPTNVKALQGMVDLMLEQNRPEGAIGLLQQTLKDMGKPQEDQTIEIDPEKVTSIQLMLGQIYVDQERTTEAIAIYEQAAAINRTDFRPVLAKAMVLKDQGKDAQAKPLFTTAITLAPAKYRDQIKEMAVFDQTELEVIENMENTTAKPTPEVNTSTSATTE, from the coding sequence ATGACAAGCAAAGTCGTCGAAAAGTATTACCGTCCCCACCCTTGGGTCTACGGCGTTTCAGGTTTATTGCTCCTGATGGCAGGGGTCTTGTTCTTCCTGCCCAGATTTGATCAGTGGGTGATGGAAAAACGTATTGCGGCGGCGACAGAAGCGCAACTTAACGAAACGGTAGAGGATCCGGCGATCGCCGTTTTAGAAAAAGAAGCCCAGAGCTATGAAGTGTGGCTTCAGAAAGAACCGAATAACGAAAAAGCATTGCGTGGTTTACTTGATACTCGTTTGCAGTTAGGTGATATTAGCGGCGCGGTTGCTCCCTTAGATCAGTTGGCACAGCTTAATCAAGGCAACGAAGACTATGCCATTTTGCTCGGTCAGGTGAAGCAAAGGGCGAAGGACTACGAAGGGGCAGCAGCAGAGTTTAAAAAGATTCTTTTATTAGATCCGACTAATGTCAAAGCTTTACAAGGCATGGTGGATTTGATGCTTGAGCAAAATCGCCCTGAAGGTGCCATCGGTTTACTGCAACAGACCCTCAAGGATATGGGCAAGCCCCAAGAAGATCAAACCATCGAAATTGACCCCGAAAAGGTTACCTCCATTCAGCTGATGCTCGGTCAAATCTATGTGGATCAAGAACGCACCACTGAGGCGATCGCCATTTACGAACAAGCAGCAGCCATTAATCGCACCGATTTTCGTCCCGTTTTAGCCAAGGCGATGGTCTTAAAGGATCAGGGCAAAGACGCTCAGGCAAAACCCCTCTTCACCACAGCAATTACATTAGCCCCTGCAAAATATCGCGATCAAATTAAAGAAATGGCAGTCTTTGATCAAACAGAACTAGAAGTCATTGAAAATATGGAAAACACCACGGCAAAGCCTACTCCAGAAGTCAATACTTCTACCTCTGCCACAACCGAATAG
- a CDS encoding Mo-dependent nitrogenase C-terminal domain-containing protein — translation MFYPLQVLSGFTKLIFSANTISQSVLDQCRQWLDGVEIKNARVAHFLCQLIPMQCPFARDIECFGLTLHIPPLCKLNPLYEEVVSLRFRALCYLSDTCQEDVRRYC, via the coding sequence ATGTTTTACCCCCTTCAAGTTTTAAGTGGTTTTACGAAACTAATCTTCTCTGCAAACACCATATCTCAATCAGTGTTAGACCAATGTCGCCAGTGGTTAGATGGAGTCGAAATAAAAAATGCTAGGGTGGCTCATTTTCTATGCCAACTCATTCCGATGCAATGCCCTTTCGCACGCGATATTGAATGTTTTGGCCTAACGCTTCATATTCCCCCGCTATGCAAATTAAATCCTTTATATGAAGAAGTCGTGAGCTTGCGATTTCGAGCCCTCTGTTATTTGTCTGATACTTGCCAAGAAGATGTGCGTCGGTATTGCTAA